The following coding sequences are from one Leptolyngbya sp. NIES-3755 window:
- a CDS encoding alpha/beta hydrolase fold protein (similar to AA sequence:cyanobase_aa:LBDG_31970) — MPTLPISGVSHVYDLTAPTSNPEVLVFVHGWMLSRNYWQPLIELLSRDYQCLSYDLRGFGQSQPQRNAPISEVQESGNVAIATQTAIAQYSLLSYARDLGMLLRGLQISKAWLIGHSLGGYVALWAADQMPEQIQGVICLNSGGGIYLKEAFERFRSAGQQMVKLRPKWLPQVPCLDLVFTRANVVSAIERSWGRQRVIDFVSANPEAAVGTLLDSTTEAEVHRLPQVVARLSQPLYFIAGAKDTVMEPKYVRHLASFHPLFGDCADNVLEIPDCGHLSMLEKTETVEAQIREILRSSNSLS; from the coding sequence ATGCCTACCCTTCCTATTTCGGGAGTGTCCCACGTCTACGATCTGACGGCTCCCACCTCAAACCCTGAAGTTCTCGTCTTCGTCCATGGTTGGATGCTGAGTCGCAATTATTGGCAGCCATTGATCGAGCTACTGTCTCGTGATTATCAGTGTTTGTCTTATGATTTGCGAGGTTTTGGTCAGTCCCAGCCTCAGAGGAACGCGCCGATCTCAGAAGTGCAGGAGTCTGGCAATGTTGCGATCGCAACTCAAACCGCGATCGCGCAGTACAGTCTACTTTCGTATGCCAGAGATTTAGGAATGTTGCTGAGAGGGTTACAGATTTCTAAAGCTTGGCTGATCGGACATTCGCTGGGTGGCTATGTAGCGCTTTGGGCAGCGGATCAAATGCCAGAACAGATTCAAGGCGTGATCTGTCTGAATTCTGGCGGTGGGATTTATCTAAAAGAAGCATTTGAGCGGTTTCGATCGGCAGGGCAGCAAATGGTGAAACTGCGCCCGAAATGGTTGCCTCAAGTGCCGTGTTTGGATTTGGTATTTACACGAGCAAACGTCGTGAGCGCGATCGAGCGATCGTGGGGTCGGCAACGCGTGATCGATTTTGTCAGCGCTAATCCAGAAGCGGCAGTCGGAACGCTTTTAGATTCGACGACAGAAGCGGAAGTCCATCGTTTACCGCAGGTTGTAGCGCGACTGTCTCAACCGCTCTATTTCATTGCTGGCGCGAAGGACACTGTGATGGAGCCAAAATATGTTCGACATTTAGCCAGTTTCCATCCCTTGTTTGGCGATTGTGCCGATAATGTTCTGGAGATTCCCGACTGCGGACATTTATCGATGTTGGAGAAAACCGAGACCGTTGAAGCGCAGATTCGAGAGATTTTGCGATCGTCAAATTCTCTATCGTAA
- a CDS encoding hypothetical protein (conserved hypothetical protein;~similar to AA sequence:cyanobase_aa:LBDG_48920): MGHSKETTQSEQLIALGRVLQRLREGDTPAIDCIYAYFTTCFLFDLVWIGLYDRSEHRLLGKGGKSPIKDAPLLKQRLALTPGDILEQVVIQQNPLSLPDLREEQRANEWRKFAEKANIQGTMVFPISFKARCYGVAMLGSALWANFPKPEEQALISIALGEFAATLELAEKEWKRQQIKPLDRPMLSMLSELRSLPDFGRRLDRVIDQTQTFVQPARTSVYWFERSRRYFWRRATNQKGTRLIDDSSGLTVQEMSSFYQALQADQVIAIGESMGMIKADVTVRVMEFIRARSLLAAPILYQNELLGFLAAESDESKIWQDEDKQFIKAAAQLIAIVSPLEGMENTIEQIKLDQALTAKIAQAIYSTGDGVSALQNAANLLNQRLKVDRVLALVYDADQDAFEVRYQSQPKYKRPFPAWFASLSPIDWQMLEKQSNAIAIENLEDDLRFAAWRTPLLEMGVRSLLVCNTAPEKPVESLIILANEAPRSWNHSEGEFTKIAAQQIGIVLRQWRLQQQNDQQQKVYQTIQWGLNTIQQTQHLDLLEKSALQYIAQILEAPMAVLVAWSAGRRVGRIVQSNSERKFNIDPVLKVSIETDIFLHRVLGHDGILSVSIDEIPIETRQWLNAPGMGQLLAITLRTAPEHEPTAVLLVADSLGRQWLDRHLTVLNTLVAQLAWSRRHLMVSEALKRDRDRLERLSWYKHRRLEDMYRSVKFSASRLSELSQDAKQAQFLRQIDDAIEPVRQVIRDEQWQLTVRNETVQMIGLVRRALDRVDHLLKQRQLWSQVHHEVNPMIFGDITKIELVLYELLLIACQRANPGGRIDIWCRQIDSQWIEIAITDDGTIEPRLIEDLEAGRAVDLLAPSTLDKPPGLHLAICQALMQQMGSEFNLYKLDDGRIMSRLVLPIG, encoded by the coding sequence ATGGGTCACTCGAAAGAGACAACGCAATCTGAACAACTTATTGCCCTTGGTCGCGTCCTGCAACGTCTGCGAGAGGGTGATACTCCTGCGATCGACTGTATCTACGCTTATTTCACCACCTGTTTTCTGTTCGATCTCGTTTGGATTGGATTATACGATCGCTCTGAACATCGCTTACTTGGGAAAGGCGGCAAAAGTCCGATCAAAGATGCACCCTTGCTCAAACAAAGACTTGCACTCACTCCAGGCGATATTCTCGAACAAGTGGTGATTCAGCAGAATCCCTTATCGCTGCCTGATTTGCGAGAAGAACAACGGGCAAATGAATGGCGAAAATTTGCTGAGAAAGCGAACATTCAAGGTACGATGGTCTTCCCAATTTCGTTCAAGGCGCGGTGTTATGGGGTTGCAATGCTTGGCTCAGCATTGTGGGCGAATTTTCCGAAACCCGAAGAGCAAGCGTTAATTTCAATTGCTTTAGGAGAATTTGCAGCAACGCTAGAACTCGCAGAAAAAGAATGGAAGCGACAACAGATCAAACCCCTCGATCGACCGATGCTTTCGATGTTGTCAGAACTGCGATCGCTGCCTGATTTCGGTCGTCGGCTCGATCGCGTGATTGATCAAACTCAGACTTTTGTTCAACCTGCCCGAACGAGTGTGTATTGGTTTGAGCGATCGCGTCGGTACTTTTGGCGCAGAGCAACGAATCAGAAAGGCACTCGATTGATCGATGATTCGTCTGGGCTGACGGTTCAGGAAATGAGCAGTTTTTATCAAGCACTACAAGCGGATCAAGTCATTGCGATCGGGGAATCGATGGGCATGATCAAAGCGGATGTCACCGTTCGAGTGATGGAATTCATTCGTGCTCGATCGCTGCTGGCGGCTCCAATTTTGTACCAAAACGAATTACTGGGATTTTTGGCAGCCGAAAGCGATGAATCGAAAATTTGGCAGGACGAAGATAAGCAATTTATCAAAGCGGCGGCACAATTGATTGCGATCGTGTCCCCGCTTGAAGGGATGGAGAATACGATCGAACAAATCAAACTCGATCAGGCACTGACCGCAAAAATTGCTCAAGCCATTTACAGTACAGGCGATGGAGTGTCTGCGCTTCAGAATGCAGCAAATTTATTGAATCAGCGATTGAAGGTCGATCGAGTTCTGGCTCTGGTGTATGACGCGGATCAGGATGCTTTTGAAGTTCGATATCAGAGTCAGCCCAAATACAAGCGACCGTTCCCTGCTTGGTTTGCTTCACTGAGTCCGATCGATTGGCAGATGTTGGAAAAACAATCGAACGCGATCGCAATTGAGAACTTAGAAGATGACTTGCGGTTTGCAGCTTGGCGAACTCCACTCTTAGAAATGGGAGTGCGATCGCTCTTAGTGTGCAATACAGCCCCAGAGAAACCCGTGGAAAGTTTGATCATTTTGGCAAATGAAGCGCCTCGATCGTGGAATCATTCGGAAGGAGAATTTACGAAAATTGCCGCTCAGCAGATTGGAATAGTACTCAGACAGTGGCGACTTCAGCAACAAAACGACCAACAACAAAAGGTTTATCAAACCATTCAATGGGGCTTAAACACGATTCAACAGACTCAGCATTTAGATCTGTTGGAAAAATCTGCATTGCAGTATATCGCTCAAATTCTAGAAGCACCGATGGCAGTTTTGGTGGCTTGGTCAGCAGGGCGACGAGTCGGACGAATTGTGCAATCGAATAGTGAGCGCAAATTTAATATTGATCCGGTTTTGAAAGTTTCGATCGAGACTGATATCTTTCTGCATCGCGTTCTGGGTCACGATGGAATTCTGTCTGTGTCGATCGATGAAATCCCGATCGAAACTCGCCAATGGTTGAACGCTCCGGGAATGGGTCAACTCTTAGCGATCACACTCAGAACCGCTCCTGAACATGAACCGACTGCGGTTTTACTCGTTGCAGACAGTTTAGGACGGCAATGGCTCGATCGACATCTCACCGTTTTAAACACCCTCGTTGCTCAGCTTGCTTGGTCACGACGGCATCTAATGGTTTCGGAAGCACTGAAACGCGATCGCGATCGATTAGAACGCCTCAGTTGGTACAAGCACCGACGCTTAGAAGACATGTATCGATCGGTAAAATTCAGCGCGTCTCGACTGAGTGAACTTTCACAAGATGCAAAACAAGCTCAATTTCTGCGACAGATTGACGACGCGATCGAACCTGTTCGCCAAGTGATTCGAGATGAACAATGGCAATTAACCGTTAGAAACGAAACCGTTCAGATGATTGGACTTGTGAGACGGGCACTCGATCGGGTCGATCACCTACTCAAACAGCGGCAACTCTGGTCACAAGTCCATCACGAAGTCAACCCAATGATTTTTGGCGATATCACCAAGATCGAGTTGGTTTTGTACGAATTGCTACTCATTGCTTGCCAGAGAGCAAATCCCGGTGGACGGATTGATATTTGGTGTCGGCAAATCGATTCTCAATGGATCGAGATCGCGATCACCGACGATGGCACGATCGAGCCTCGATTAATCGAAGACCTAGAAGCTGGACGAGCCGTAGATTTACTAGCTCCATCCACCTTAGATAAACCCCCTGGGCTGCACCTTGCGATCTGTCAAGCCTTGATGCAGCAGATGGGATCGGAATTCAACCTTTACAAACTCGACGATGGGCGCATTATGAGCCGATTAGTACTGCCGATCGGGTGA
- a CDS encoding hypothetical protein (hypothetical protein N9414_20715;~similar to AA sequence:cyanobase_aa:LBDG_50820), producing the protein MRSKWWSDRTNQQVLAILLAGFLFRSFIAYWLPPGFDEAYYYIYTLNPALSYFDHPPLVALVTAIGIWLTGDVTQFSIRLGSLLLFPFTLYFLYRATVYLFSVRVGLITLAIASVIPIFQLGFGTFTLPDSPLMFFWALTLWVGAIEFFPRNSEYKPTYRIALIGLFVGLACLGKYHGFLLGFGLLGFCLTSQRHWKVFRSPWTILSFLLFLVVFSPVLYWNSQHEWVSFVFQGNRSVPDRTYNVLSAFNVALMASLYLFPTFGFPLWFVSIREIISVIRSKFSNSIQSFILWNSAPVFLIFTIIGGYQQILPGWTMPGFFTVTPLLGLYASRWRSTMLKRWLNGSTITITALMLLALSHIVLGTLQKPSQYAIFGGVVAPENDASIQLIDVGQLRRELNRSPKFVTALKNADFVFSNRFHLAGHIAMSIMPINSIPITCFDRRDLRGFAYWSTAEQWVGKTALYMTTDEFQTREDSAAGFAPYFEKFTKLGEIPLRRGGVIVDRIHVFQGTNLLNPFPRPY; encoded by the coding sequence ATGCGATCGAAATGGTGGAGTGACCGAACTAATCAACAAGTGCTTGCGATTCTATTAGCAGGATTCTTGTTTCGTAGTTTTATCGCGTACTGGTTGCCTCCAGGATTTGATGAAGCGTATTACTACATTTACACGCTGAATCCAGCATTGAGTTATTTCGATCATCCGCCATTGGTTGCGCTAGTGACTGCGATCGGGATTTGGCTTACGGGCGATGTCACTCAATTTAGTATTCGTCTGGGCAGTCTCTTACTGTTTCCATTCACATTGTATTTTCTATATCGAGCAACAGTTTATTTGTTTTCAGTTCGAGTGGGATTGATCACTTTAGCGATCGCTTCTGTAATTCCCATCTTTCAACTCGGTTTCGGAACGTTTACGCTCCCTGATTCGCCGTTGATGTTTTTCTGGGCGTTAACGCTCTGGGTCGGTGCGATCGAGTTTTTCCCCAGAAATTCCGAATACAAGCCTACCTATAGAATCGCTCTAATCGGCTTGTTCGTAGGTTTAGCGTGTTTAGGAAAGTACCACGGATTTCTACTTGGATTCGGACTGCTCGGATTTTGTTTGACCAGTCAGCGACATTGGAAAGTGTTTCGATCGCCTTGGACGATTCTGAGTTTCCTACTATTTCTAGTCGTGTTCTCACCTGTATTGTATTGGAATAGCCAGCACGAATGGGTTTCGTTTGTATTTCAGGGAAATCGCAGCGTTCCCGATCGCACTTACAACGTTTTGAGCGCGTTTAACGTTGCATTAATGGCTTCATTATATTTATTTCCAACATTTGGATTTCCGCTTTGGTTCGTCAGCATTCGAGAAATCATCTCGGTTATTCGGTCGAAGTTCTCGAACTCTATTCAATCCTTTATTCTCTGGAATTCTGCTCCAGTATTTCTCATTTTTACAATCATTGGCGGGTATCAGCAGATTTTACCCGGTTGGACAATGCCAGGATTCTTTACGGTTACGCCATTACTAGGTTTATATGCGTCTCGTTGGCGATCGACCATGCTCAAACGTTGGCTGAATGGATCAACGATCACAATCACCGCTTTGATGCTACTTGCGCTGTCCCACATCGTACTTGGAACCCTGCAAAAACCCAGTCAGTATGCAATCTTTGGGGGTGTCGTTGCTCCCGAAAATGATGCTTCAATTCAGCTAATCGATGTCGGGCAACTGAGACGAGAATTGAATCGATCGCCCAAATTCGTCACCGCTCTCAAAAACGCAGACTTCGTTTTCAGCAATCGATTTCACCTGGCTGGACATATTGCAATGTCAATCATGCCAATCAATTCCATTCCGATTACTTGTTTCGATCGACGAGATTTACGCGGCTTTGCTTACTGGTCCACCGCAGAACAATGGGTCGGCAAGACTGCCCTTTACATGACTACAGACGAATTTCAAACTCGCGAAGACTCTGCGGCAGGATTTGCGCCGTACTTTGAGAAATTCACCAAGCTGGGAGAAATTCCGCTGCGGCGAGGAGGCGTGATTGTCGATCGGATACACGTGTTCCAAGGAACGAATCTTTTGAACCCGTTCCCGCGTCCGTACTGA
- a CDS encoding glycosyl transferase family 39 (similar to AA sequence:cyanobase_aa:LBDG_50830) — translation MNDQIDAPEKKRSTILDFVLSIVWVLALGGITFFYQLGSIGLVDETEPLFVEAARQMTVTGNWITPYFNQMTRFDKPPLIYWLMAIGFKTIGVNEWAARLPSAIAGTVLVGFCFYAIRRLVPSKIAPYLGSAIVALNLITLFFGRLGYSDMLLSACFGGSLLAFFLGYVESSWGWYRTFYILMGLAVLTKGPVGVVLPSAIVILFLFWAGKLREVLREIKPIRGTGIFLLVSVPWYVLAYIQNGNAFIESFFGVHNVERFTNVVNQHSGPWYYHLLIVLGGFFPWSLCLPAAITYVLTQSKWKQEERSKHFGKFALVWFAVVLIFFTIAVTKYITYTLPLYPAAAILVTLWFVHHSSESRQSNWLKFTVYFSIAISIAVGICIFYSPNWLNRDPAMPNLGLRMQQTGLQHIGASIWITTAIAGLILAVQRRLRWYWAVNLVAFAAFILFFITPAVGVIDSVRQLPLRQIAAGTIEDRKPNEPIVMGTDAFEKPSLVFYTRQPITFINRTRLIQPYLQELRKEGKVRSILLITTQTALQGTGLKLNQYQPLQQYSQYLLVRVPIRPVK, via the coding sequence ATGAACGATCAGATTGACGCACCAGAGAAAAAACGATCGACAATTCTCGACTTTGTTTTGTCGATCGTTTGGGTGCTGGCGTTGGGCGGAATTACGTTTTTTTATCAGTTGGGCAGCATCGGATTGGTGGATGAAACAGAGCCACTATTTGTTGAGGCGGCGCGACAGATGACCGTGACGGGAAATTGGATTACGCCGTACTTCAATCAGATGACTCGGTTTGATAAGCCACCGCTGATTTACTGGCTGATGGCGATCGGGTTTAAAACGATCGGGGTGAATGAGTGGGCGGCTCGGTTGCCTTCTGCGATCGCAGGAACGGTTTTGGTCGGATTCTGTTTCTATGCGATTCGGCGGTTAGTACCCTCGAAGATTGCGCCTTATCTTGGATCAGCGATCGTGGCTCTGAATTTAATTACGTTATTTTTTGGACGATTGGGCTACTCGGATATGTTGCTGAGTGCCTGTTTTGGTGGATCGTTGCTGGCGTTTTTTCTGGGTTATGTTGAATCGAGTTGGGGCTGGTATCGGACGTTTTATATCTTGATGGGATTGGCGGTTTTAACGAAAGGTCCGGTTGGAGTGGTACTGCCGAGCGCGATCGTGATTTTGTTCCTGTTTTGGGCAGGGAAATTGCGTGAGGTTTTGCGCGAGATCAAACCGATTCGGGGAACGGGAATCTTTTTGCTTGTGAGTGTTCCTTGGTACGTGCTGGCTTACATTCAGAATGGGAATGCGTTTATTGAATCGTTTTTTGGAGTCCATAATGTTGAGCGGTTTACGAATGTCGTGAATCAGCATTCGGGACCTTGGTACTACCATTTATTGATTGTGTTGGGCGGATTTTTCCCTTGGTCACTGTGTTTACCTGCGGCAATTACTTATGTTCTAACTCAATCCAAATGGAAGCAGGAAGAGCGATCTAAGCATTTCGGGAAGTTTGCGCTGGTGTGGTTTGCGGTTGTATTGATCTTTTTTACGATCGCTGTGACCAAATATATTACTTACACGTTACCGCTCTATCCAGCAGCCGCGATTCTCGTCACATTGTGGTTTGTGCACCATTCCTCAGAATCGCGTCAATCGAATTGGCTTAAATTTACTGTTTATTTCAGCATTGCAATTTCGATCGCAGTTGGGATTTGTATTTTTTACAGTCCAAATTGGCTCAATCGTGATCCAGCCATGCCCAATCTAGGATTGAGAATGCAGCAAACCGGATTACAGCATATTGGTGCATCAATTTGGATTACAACCGCGATCGCTGGATTAATCTTAGCGGTGCAGCGTCGATTGCGTTGGTATTGGGCAGTGAATCTCGTTGCCTTTGCTGCATTTATTCTCTTCTTTATTACCCCTGCTGTTGGTGTCATTGATTCAGTTCGACAACTGCCGCTTCGTCAAATTGCCGCAGGTACGATCGAGGATCGAAAACCGAATGAACCGATCGTGATGGGAACAGATGCGTTTGAGAAACCGAGTTTGGTGTTTTACACTCGTCAGCCGATCACGTTTATTAATCGCACTCGGTTGATTCAACCGTATTTACAAGAGTTGCGGAAAGAGGGAAAAGTCCGATCGATTCTCTTGATTACAACGCAAACTGCATTACAGGGAACGGGATTGAAACTAAATCAGTACCAACCGCTTCAACAATATAGTCAATACCTACTCGTGCGGGTTCCAATTCGTCCGGTGAAATAG
- a CDS encoding 3'-5' exonuclease (similar to AA sequence:cyanobase_aa:LBDG_50800) has product MQPREFQICDRDLTPDLLEQYQSTNTIAVDTETMGLLPHRDRLCLVQICDEFDRVTVVRIERGQTEAPNLKQLFEASKVTKIFHFARFDITTLRHHLGIHVTPIFCTKLASKLIRTYSPRHGLKDLVQELSGVELDKSAQSSDWGNAMNLSEAQLKYAANDVRYLIEARSKLIAMLEREERLELAEQCFQALPVFAQLDILQYQNVFEH; this is encoded by the coding sequence ATGCAGCCGCGTGAATTTCAGATTTGCGATCGCGATCTCACTCCCGATCTTCTTGAGCAATACCAATCCACGAATACGATCGCGGTCGATACGGAAACGATGGGGCTTCTACCACACCGAGATCGTTTGTGTTTGGTTCAAATTTGCGATGAGTTCGATCGTGTGACCGTCGTGAGAATCGAGCGAGGACAAACTGAAGCGCCAAATCTGAAGCAATTGTTTGAAGCTTCAAAGGTTACGAAAATTTTTCACTTCGCCCGATTTGATATCACGACGCTGCGACATCACTTGGGAATTCATGTCACTCCGATTTTCTGTACCAAGCTTGCGAGTAAGCTGATTCGGACTTATTCGCCCCGTCACGGGTTAAAAGATTTGGTTCAGGAATTATCTGGGGTGGAACTGGATAAGAGCGCTCAAAGCTCAGATTGGGGCAATGCAATGAACTTATCTGAGGCACAACTCAAGTATGCAGCGAATGACGTGCGGTATCTGATCGAAGCTCGATCGAAGCTGATTGCAATGTTAGAGCGTGAGGAACGATTGGAACTGGCAGAACAGTGTTTTCAAGCTTTGCCTGTGTTTGCTCAGCTTGATATTTTGCAGTATCAGAATGTGTTTGAACATTAG
- a CDS encoding hypothetical protein (conserved hypothetical protein;~similar to AA sequence:cyanobase_aa:LBDG_48910), which yields MSAALNSKRSRKPAVSVRQLPNREQPPQWLRSLLLTQKVSVLATFVLAGAVLAVYGWTVYAQQLWGKEYSRLEQLRRNERQITASGEVLKNQIANQSNRPGSTLVPQSPDNLIFLKPAPARPEKPVSASSQSSPVAPLGY from the coding sequence ATGTCAGCGGCACTTAATTCCAAACGATCGAGAAAACCAGCAGTTTCGGTGCGGCAATTACCGAATCGAGAACAGCCGCCTCAGTGGTTACGATCGCTGCTTCTGACTCAGAAAGTTTCCGTACTTGCCACATTTGTACTAGCGGGAGCGGTACTTGCGGTCTATGGCTGGACAGTCTATGCTCAACAGCTTTGGGGCAAGGAATACAGCCGTCTAGAACAATTGCGCCGCAACGAACGTCAAATTACAGCCAGCGGAGAAGTCCTAAAAAACCAAATCGCGAATCAGTCTAATCGCCCTGGTTCCACTCTGGTTCCGCAAAGTCCTGATAATTTGATTTTCCTCAAGCCTGCTCCTGCTCGCCCCGAAAAGCCCGTTAGTGCATCTTCGCAATCCTCGCCCGTTGCGCCTCTAGGATATTAA
- a CDS encoding hypothetical protein (hypothetical protein Cyan7822_1284;~similar to AA sequence:cyanobase_aa:LBDG_50810) yields MLKQTPSKSVQTLAMSLGIVFAGLIGSTIPIQAQTASPGLTTARTASFQIADASSIVEMERAVFNRINQYRASKGLRPMVWNDEIAHQAREHSRNMAKKVVPFGHQGFEKRAKALSAAIQASGTGENVGWVVSKHDPAGKVIDAWIQSQKHRENIEGNFSMTGIGIGISAMGEYYFTQDFVRK; encoded by the coding sequence ATGCTGAAACAAACCCCCAGCAAATCCGTGCAAACCTTGGCAATGTCACTTGGCATTGTATTTGCCGGACTGATCGGCAGCACGATTCCAATCCAAGCCCAGACTGCCTCTCCAGGACTGACTACAGCTCGAACCGCTTCATTCCAGATTGCCGATGCAAGTTCGATCGTAGAAATGGAACGTGCTGTCTTCAATCGAATCAACCAATACCGCGCTTCCAAGGGCTTGCGTCCAATGGTGTGGAACGACGAGATCGCCCACCAAGCCCGCGAACACAGCCGCAACATGGCGAAGAAAGTTGTCCCGTTTGGACATCAAGGATTTGAGAAACGTGCCAAAGCCCTCAGTGCTGCGATTCAAGCCAGTGGAACCGGCGAAAATGTCGGTTGGGTCGTGAGCAAACATGATCCGGCTGGAAAAGTGATTGATGCGTGGATTCAAAGCCAAAAGCACCGGGAAAATATCGAAGGTAACTTCAGCATGACCGGAATCGGCATCGGCATCAGCGCCATGGGCGAATACTACTTCACGCAAGATTTTGTTCGCAAATAA
- a CDS encoding penicillin-binding protein dimerisation domain family protein (similar to AA sequence:cyanobase_aa:LBDG_48900), which translates to MSKRGKPTSSPRRPAASSARTVRPNYLSIVEQFRDRVFSAQMTAQLIDRFRTAQAKPSARRLFLVWVILVGAIVLLTLNLVRLQVFQSADLLKQARAQQTTFLRPFVPRRPITDRNGNVLAIDRPVYTLYAHPIAFKEPKTEIATKLSEILGKSAGELLERFNSAESGIRVEYAVPESAADRIQNLQLDGLELAQQQQRLYPQQNLVADVVGYLDVDRVGQAGVEYTHKNLLERSVKSVRLSRTGSGVMMPDRLPGGFLQMDNLRLQLSIDNRVQRAALDALQPQLKKFNAKRGVVIAMDAKTGEIRAMASDPSYDPNQFYKANVEQFKNWALTDLYEPGSTFKPINIAIALEAGAIKPDQVINDEGAIQIDGWPIQNFDYSTAGARGPSTITQIMEHSSNVGMVRIIQQMSRPTYYSWLQRIGLGKPTGIDLPFETAGQLKDQKTFAESPVDAATSSFGQGFSLTALQLVQLQGILASGGKLLTPHVVQGLFDENGQPYWQANSSDFKQIFSPQTTQTVLQMMESVVKNGTGKAAQIPNYRIGGKTGTAQKAGPNGGYIEGAKITSFVSIFPIDNPKYVVAAVIDEPKGEDAFGSTVAAPIVKAVMEALIVADKIPPSVTEPVVSPSPTP; encoded by the coding sequence ATGTCAAAACGAGGAAAGCCTACCTCCTCACCGCGCCGTCCCGCAGCTAGTTCCGCTCGTACTGTCCGTCCGAACTATTTATCGATCGTGGAACAGTTTCGCGACCGAGTATTTTCCGCTCAGATGACCGCACAATTGATCGATCGATTCCGGACTGCACAAGCGAAACCGAGTGCTCGTCGGCTTTTTCTCGTTTGGGTGATTCTAGTGGGCGCGATCGTGCTTCTGACGCTCAATCTGGTTCGCCTGCAAGTCTTTCAATCAGCGGATCTGCTTAAACAAGCCCGTGCCCAACAAACGACGTTCTTGCGCCCATTCGTGCCCCGTCGTCCGATTACCGATCGTAACGGGAATGTTCTGGCGATCGATCGTCCGGTCTATACGCTTTATGCTCACCCGATCGCATTCAAAGAACCCAAAACCGAGATTGCGACCAAACTTTCTGAAATTCTGGGTAAGTCTGCGGGCGAATTACTGGAACGATTCAACTCAGCCGAAAGCGGAATTCGAGTGGAATATGCTGTCCCTGAATCGGCAGCCGATCGCATTCAGAACTTACAACTTGATGGACTAGAACTGGCTCAACAACAACAACGACTTTACCCGCAGCAAAATTTAGTTGCAGATGTGGTCGGATATTTAGATGTCGATCGCGTGGGGCAAGCGGGAGTCGAATATACGCACAAGAATTTATTAGAGCGATCGGTAAAATCGGTGCGCTTAAGTCGAACGGGATCGGGAGTGATGATGCCTGATCGACTTCCGGGTGGATTTTTGCAGATGGATAACTTGCGGCTGCAATTGTCGATCGATAATCGCGTTCAACGTGCCGCGCTTGATGCGCTCCAACCGCAACTGAAAAAATTCAACGCGAAACGAGGTGTCGTGATTGCGATGGATGCGAAAACCGGAGAAATTCGGGCAATGGCATCTGATCCCTCTTACGATCCGAATCAGTTTTATAAAGCGAACGTTGAACAGTTTAAGAATTGGGCGTTGACGGATTTGTATGAACCGGGATCGACGTTTAAACCAATTAATATTGCGATCGCGCTCGAAGCAGGAGCAATCAAACCAGATCAAGTCATCAACGATGAAGGCGCAATCCAAATCGACGGATGGCCCATTCAAAACTTTGACTATTCGACCGCAGGCGCACGTGGACCCAGCACGATTACTCAAATCATGGAGCATTCGAGTAATGTCGGCATGGTGCGAATTATTCAGCAAATGTCCCGCCCGACCTACTATTCTTGGCTACAAAGGATTGGACTCGGTAAACCAACCGGGATCGATTTACCGTTTGAAACGGCTGGACAGTTGAAAGATCAGAAGACCTTTGCAGAATCTCCGGTCGATGCGGCAACCAGTTCTTTTGGTCAAGGATTTTCGTTAACGGCACTGCAACTGGTTCAACTCCAAGGCATTCTTGCAAGTGGCGGTAAACTGCTTACGCCACACGTCGTTCAAGGCTTGTTCGATGAGAATGGGCAACCTTACTGGCAAGCGAATTCATCCGACTTCAAGCAAATCTTTTCACCGCAAACGACTCAAACCGTTCTGCAAATGATGGAATCGGTCGTGAAAAATGGAACCGGAAAAGCGGCTCAGATTCCGAACTATCGCATCGGTGGAAAAACCGGAACCGCACAGAAAGCAGGACCGAATGGCGGTTATATCGAAGGTGCGAAGATTACCAGTTTCGTGAGCATTTTCCCGATCGACAATCCCAAATACGTGGTGGCAGCCGTGATCGATGAACCAAAAGGTGAAGATGCGTTTGGATCAACTGTGGCAGCCCCGATCGTTAAAGCCGTAATGGAAGCTTTGATCGTTGCTGACAAGATTCCGCCGAGTGTGACTGAACCTGTAGTATCTCCCAGTCCAACTCCATAA